From a single Vibrio chagasii genomic region:
- a CDS encoding 1-pyrroline-5-carboxylate dehydrogenase — MVHQVTGFSDAFLAWEQWNLTDFDHKSAQVLAFKSEIESQSTSLAAVATYHLEQASALLSEQHLMAGPTGETNELYAAGRGVALVIVDDCQDKEPALQTATAMITAALLAGNSVQLCSDDVQFNTLIADAAKQANLPTNLVQVASYDAAQQLLSCDVRSAGYVGNSQTAQAINLQLAKRDGAIVSLVAETDLTAMHVAHDPHLSLRFITERTRTINITAVGGNATLLELGSEAH, encoded by the coding sequence ATGGTTCATCAAGTGACAGGTTTTTCTGATGCTTTCTTGGCGTGGGAACAATGGAATCTTACCGACTTTGATCATAAGAGTGCTCAGGTACTTGCATTCAAATCAGAGATCGAAAGCCAATCTACGTCTTTGGCGGCAGTGGCAACTTATCACCTAGAGCAAGCGTCTGCGCTGCTTTCTGAGCAGCATCTAATGGCTGGCCCTACTGGTGAAACAAACGAGCTGTATGCTGCAGGTCGTGGTGTGGCTTTGGTGATTGTTGATGATTGCCAAGACAAAGAGCCAGCACTGCAAACAGCGACAGCGATGATTACCGCAGCACTATTAGCGGGTAACAGCGTGCAACTGTGCAGTGATGACGTGCAATTCAATACGTTGATCGCTGATGCGGCGAAACAAGCGAATCTACCGACGAACTTGGTGCAGGTTGCTTCGTACGATGCGGCTCAACAGCTGCTGTCTTGCGATGTACGTAGCGCAGGTTACGTAGGTAATTCACAGACGGCTCAAGCTATCAATTTACAACTTGCTAAGCGTGACGGTGCCATCGTCAGTTTAGTAGCTGAAACGGATCTGACAGCAATGCATGTTGCTCACGATCCACACCTATCGCTACGCTTCATTACCGAGCGTACGCGAACTATAAATATAACAGCCGTGGGTGGTAACGCGACCTTGCTCGAACTTGGAAGCGAAGCTCACTAA
- the putA gene encoding bifunctional proline dehydrogenase/L-glutamate gamma-semialdehyde dehydrogenase PutA has translation MFTATDVLKPEFNEQSLDDLWSLISPLYMVDETQWLEQLLPLATPSESEKQQITDKTTSLIEAIRADKTSIQMIDALLLEYSLDTQEGILLMCLAEALMRIPDSATADALIRDKLSVADWKSHLKNSDSVFVNASTWGLMLTGKVVGLSSNEQSAGQAVNRLVNKLSEPVIRKAMHQAMKVMGHQFVLGRSIAEAQKNGKSMRDKGFTYSYDMLGEAALTTADANKYFKDYLMAIEAVGRDTYVSSKSSPAPSVSIKLSALHPRYEVANEDRVLSELCDTLEQLLRRAIELDVAITIDAEEADRLELSLKLFEKLYRSELVKGWGKFGLVIQAYSKRALPVLVWLNRLAKEQGDLIPLRLVKGAYWDSEIKWSQQAGFDNYPVYTRKEATDVAYLACARYLLSPSVRGNIFPQFASHNAHTVSAIAVMTDHKDFEFQRLHGMGDSLYNHAMEAYQQSVRIYAPVGSHKDLLPYLVRRLLENGANSSFVHRLVDARCPVAELTQHPVDMLLAFDTLNNTKIPLPPAVFPERKNSYGVNIDIESEAHQFEEQVKGFLNNQWTAGPVINGESLAESMIKADQNVEQVTAPYDRRINVGQVAFANLDHVSAAITGADAAFADWNATSVETKAAALEKLADLMEENLAELVAICHQEAGKTIHDSIDEVREAVDFCRYYAKQANNLQGFELKGFDGLTRIASRQGRGVFVCISPWNFPLAIFLGQITAALVAGNTVVAKPAEQTSLIAARAVELMKEAGFPAGTIQLLPGRGAEIGSALTSHDAIAGVAFTGSTPTAQRINVSLASRNAKPVPFIAETGGQNAMIVDSTALPEQVVRDVIRSAFASAGQRCSALRVLYIQEDIADRVIGLIHGAMDELSVGIPHLHKTDVGPVIDQNAKQKLMTHLENMTKTQKKVAQLSLGADCEHGDFVPPSAFEIDDISCLKEEQFGPVLHIVRFKASELAQVVDQINQTGFGLTMGIHSRNETTYRWIEKHVRVGNCYINRDQVGAVVGVQPFGGQGLSGTGPKAGGPHYLYRFTDVHFSQSQDKA, from the coding sequence ATGTTTACAGCTACTGATGTGTTAAAGCCAGAATTCAACGAGCAGTCGCTTGATGATCTATGGTCGCTTATCTCACCATTATATATGGTGGATGAAACCCAATGGCTAGAGCAACTTCTGCCACTAGCTACCCCTTCTGAGTCTGAAAAGCAGCAAATCACAGACAAAACGACTTCTTTGATCGAAGCTATCCGTGCGGATAAGACTTCTATCCAGATGATCGATGCGCTGTTACTTGAATACAGCTTAGATACTCAAGAGGGCATCTTGCTGATGTGTCTGGCGGAAGCCTTGATGCGTATTCCTGATTCAGCAACGGCTGATGCACTGATTCGCGACAAGCTAAGCGTTGCGGATTGGAAGTCTCACCTAAAGAATTCTGATTCAGTTTTTGTTAACGCTTCGACTTGGGGCTTAATGCTAACAGGCAAGGTGGTTGGACTTTCATCGAACGAGCAGAGTGCTGGACAAGCGGTTAACCGTCTAGTGAACAAGCTTTCTGAGCCGGTAATTCGTAAAGCGATGCACCAAGCGATGAAAGTGATGGGTCACCAATTTGTTCTTGGCCGCAGCATTGCTGAAGCGCAAAAGAACGGTAAGTCTATGCGCGACAAAGGCTTTACCTACTCTTACGACATGCTAGGTGAAGCGGCACTGACTACAGCTGACGCAAATAAGTACTTTAAAGATTACCTAATGGCGATCGAAGCCGTAGGTCGAGACACTTATGTCTCTTCAAAATCTAGCCCTGCGCCATCTGTGTCTATCAAGCTTTCTGCACTTCATCCTCGTTACGAAGTGGCGAATGAAGACCGCGTACTGTCTGAGCTATGCGACACGCTAGAGCAGTTACTGCGCCGTGCGATTGAGCTTGATGTTGCGATCACGATTGATGCAGAAGAAGCGGATCGCCTAGAGCTTTCGCTTAAGTTATTCGAAAAACTGTACCGCAGCGAGCTAGTGAAAGGCTGGGGCAAGTTTGGTCTGGTTATTCAAGCGTATTCAAAGCGTGCGCTACCGGTTCTAGTTTGGCTAAACCGCCTAGCAAAAGAGCAGGGTGACTTAATCCCACTTCGCCTAGTTAAAGGTGCTTACTGGGATAGCGAGATCAAATGGTCGCAACAAGCCGGCTTCGATAACTACCCTGTTTACACTCGCAAAGAAGCGACTGATGTGGCTTACCTAGCGTGTGCGCGTTACCTATTGAGCCCAAGTGTTCGCGGCAATATTTTCCCGCAGTTTGCGAGCCACAATGCTCACACGGTTTCTGCTATTGCAGTGATGACAGACCATAAAGACTTTGAATTCCAACGCTTACACGGCATGGGTGATTCACTTTACAACCATGCTATGGAAGCTTACCAACAGTCGGTACGTATTTACGCGCCAGTTGGTAGCCATAAAGATCTACTGCCATACCTAGTACGTCGTCTGCTAGAGAACGGTGCAAACAGCTCGTTTGTACACCGTTTGGTTGATGCTCGTTGCCCTGTGGCGGAGCTAACACAGCACCCAGTCGACATGCTTTTGGCATTCGATACTTTGAACAACACTAAGATTCCTCTACCGCCAGCGGTATTCCCTGAGCGTAAGAACTCATACGGTGTGAACATTGATATCGAAAGCGAAGCGCATCAGTTTGAAGAGCAAGTAAAAGGCTTTTTGAACAATCAATGGACTGCTGGACCTGTGATCAACGGTGAATCTCTTGCCGAAAGCATGATCAAGGCTGATCAGAATGTCGAGCAAGTAACAGCACCTTACGATCGTCGAATTAACGTAGGTCAGGTGGCTTTTGCAAACCTTGATCATGTTTCCGCAGCGATCACTGGTGCAGACGCAGCATTTGCTGATTGGAATGCGACCTCGGTTGAAACCAAAGCCGCTGCGCTTGAGAAGCTGGCTGATTTGATGGAAGAGAACCTAGCTGAGCTGGTGGCAATTTGTCATCAAGAAGCGGGTAAAACTATTCACGATAGCATTGATGAAGTGCGTGAAGCGGTCGACTTCTGTCGTTACTACGCAAAACAAGCGAACAACCTACAAGGTTTTGAGCTAAAAGGCTTTGATGGTCTAACTCGAATCGCTTCGCGACAAGGTCGTGGTGTGTTCGTTTGTATCAGCCCTTGGAACTTCCCATTGGCGATCTTCCTTGGCCAAATTACTGCTGCACTAGTGGCGGGTAACACGGTTGTGGCGAAACCTGCAGAGCAAACAAGCTTGATTGCAGCTCGTGCGGTTGAACTAATGAAGGAAGCGGGTTTCCCTGCTGGCACGATTCAACTTCTACCTGGTCGTGGTGCAGAGATCGGCAGTGCGCTAACGAGTCACGATGCGATTGCTGGCGTTGCCTTCACGGGTTCAACACCAACTGCACAACGCATCAACGTGTCGCTAGCAAGCCGCAACGCTAAGCCTGTGCCGTTTATCGCGGAAACTGGTGGTCAGAACGCGATGATCGTCGACAGTACAGCACTGCCTGAACAAGTGGTTCGTGATGTTATTCGTTCTGCCTTTGCTTCAGCTGGTCAACGTTGTTCAGCGCTACGTGTGCTTTACATTCAAGAAGACATTGCAGACCGCGTGATTGGATTGATTCACGGTGCGATGGATGAGCTGAGCGTTGGTATTCCACATCTTCATAAAACGGATGTGGGCCCGGTTATCGACCAAAACGCGAAACAGAAGTTGATGACGCACCTAGAAAACATGACCAAGACCCAGAAGAAAGTGGCTCAACTTTCTCTAGGAGCGGATTGTGAACATGGTGACTTTGTTCCACCAAGTGCATTTGAAATCGATGACATCAGCTGCTTGAAAGAAGAGCAGTTTGGTCCTGTGCTGCATATCGTTCGCTTCAAAGCGAGTGAACTGGCGCAAGTGGTAGACCAAATTAACCAAACTGGTTTTGGCTTAACCATGGGTATCCACAGCCGTAACGAGACAACTTACCGTTGGATCGAAAAACACGTTCGTGTGGGTAACTGTTACATCAACCGTGACCAAGTAGGCGCTGTTGTTGGTGTACAACCATTTGGTGGTCAAGGCTTGTCTGGTACTGGCCCTAAAGCGGGTGGTCCTCACTACCTATACCGCTTTACTGATGTTCATTTTTCTCAATCACAAGACAAGGCATAA
- a CDS encoding AraC family transcriptional regulator: MSKPLPFPNLDLSPLGLTGPRPAEIITLPSHMDCHDHSYSQVVIGLKGQAEFEVSGKGNLVGPGQGCVVTASSDHAFGGVVGQSDILVLNMPVPSDDDPLMLEKINQLESSNVYFQLDAQIQKLIHMLVQEMQASPDDLLLSRACNDTVIALMQRHISAFETSVKDSRFDLEALDRYIEQHLASKISVAQLAGSVFLGESQFHMLFKEQMGITPHQYVLGKRIDRARRLIEQGNLSLGQVAELAGFSGQSSFTHTFSRLQGMSPSQYKKQISVK, encoded by the coding sequence ATGTCTAAACCTTTACCCTTTCCTAACCTAGACCTTTCTCCGCTAGGCCTTACTGGCCCTAGACCAGCTGAGATAATCACTTTGCCTTCGCACATGGATTGTCATGATCATAGTTATTCTCAGGTGGTGATTGGTTTAAAAGGTCAGGCTGAATTTGAAGTCAGTGGTAAGGGGAATCTTGTCGGCCCTGGACAAGGTTGTGTGGTGACGGCGAGCTCTGATCATGCTTTCGGTGGTGTGGTCGGTCAGTCCGATATTTTGGTGCTTAACATGCCCGTGCCGAGTGACGACGACCCTCTGATGCTAGAGAAGATTAACCAGCTCGAATCTTCGAACGTCTATTTCCAATTAGATGCTCAAATTCAAAAGCTTATCCATATGTTAGTGCAAGAGATGCAGGCGAGTCCTGATGATCTCTTATTAAGCCGAGCGTGTAATGATACGGTTATCGCCTTAATGCAAAGGCACATTTCGGCATTTGAAACGTCAGTGAAGGATTCGCGCTTTGATCTTGAAGCTCTTGATCGTTACATCGAGCAACATTTGGCAAGTAAGATCTCAGTCGCGCAACTAGCGGGGAGCGTGTTCTTAGGCGAGAGCCAGTTTCACATGCTATTTAAAGAACAAATGGGCATTACTCCTCATCAGTATGTATTAGGCAAGCGAATCGACCGTGCTCGACGCCTTATTGAACAAGGGAATTTAAGCCTTGGTCAGGTCGCAGAACTTGCTGGATTCTCCGGTCAATCCTCCTTTACTCACACTTTTTCACGCCTTCAAGGCATGTCACCATCTCAATACAAAAAGCAAATTTCTGTTAAATAG
- a CDS encoding PEGA domain-containing protein, translating into MTNFRISALLLALSPLWVSASVSAEELNQVDPVSAIDAKITEKNSDIERISATKVSATENLKQLQNKNSKLLREGEELKAKRNRAKSVLDKQYSRLLEDPETDLVSFQKSYQDAWAAVKENQSAQLDNQQAMNEGEIHLSQIKQKQARLNNELANLRESKVEARVKRIATELRESAVLETSYTTTCASTMTLGECTAQGKYLTNQKAVQTFKTQLLEQLTESTLAKQNLQGVQLNIHVQDSQPIKSGFSGNNSYFMQMQAQLQAKPEAVAACNLLNVSTRYCLTGSDAAAVKKSDKKWANVTVRSDQYNDSVTINGIKYGSTPLEVALPSGRHQVTISKQGYESYNRTVTINGSDTIWVKLLPSKES; encoded by the coding sequence ATGACTAACTTTCGAATTTCAGCGCTTTTACTTGCGCTATCCCCACTTTGGGTATCTGCATCGGTATCAGCTGAAGAACTGAATCAAGTCGATCCCGTTTCAGCCATCGATGCAAAAATCACAGAGAAAAACTCAGATATTGAGCGTATTTCAGCAACCAAAGTATCGGCGACTGAGAACCTAAAACAACTACAAAACAAAAACAGTAAGTTGTTACGCGAAGGTGAAGAACTTAAGGCGAAACGTAACAGAGCCAAGTCTGTACTAGACAAACAGTACAGTCGTCTACTTGAAGATCCAGAAACGGATCTGGTCTCTTTCCAAAAAAGCTACCAAGATGCATGGGCTGCAGTTAAAGAAAATCAATCGGCTCAGTTAGACAATCAACAAGCGATGAATGAAGGTGAGATTCACCTTTCTCAGATCAAACAAAAGCAAGCTCGCCTAAATAATGAGTTAGCGAATCTACGCGAGTCTAAAGTTGAAGCTCGCGTAAAACGTATTGCTACAGAACTGCGTGAAAGTGCGGTTTTGGAAACCAGCTACACCACGACATGTGCATCAACAATGACGCTTGGTGAGTGTACTGCACAAGGTAAATACCTAACGAACCAAAAAGCGGTGCAAACGTTCAAGACCCAGTTACTTGAGCAGCTCACAGAAAGCACTTTGGCGAAGCAGAACTTACAAGGTGTTCAGCTGAACATCCACGTTCAGGATAGCCAGCCAATCAAGAGCGGTTTCTCTGGCAACAACTCTTACTTCATGCAAATGCAAGCTCAGCTGCAAGCAAAACCTGAAGCAGTTGCTGCATGTAACCTATTGAACGTTTCGACACGCTACTGTTTAACTGGCAGCGATGCAGCTGCAGTCAAAAAGAGCGACAAGAAATGGGCAAACGTAACTGTGCGTTCTGACCAATACAACGACTCTGTGACCATCAACGGCATTAAGTATGGCAGCACACCTCTTGAGGTCGCGCTACCAAGTGGTCGTCACCAAGTAACCATCTCTAAGCAAGGTTACGAGTCATACAACCGCACAGTCACCATCAACGGCAGCGATACTATCTGGGTTAAGCTTCTTCCTAGCAAAGAAAGCTAA
- a CDS encoding SUMF1/EgtB/PvdO family nonheme iron enzyme, with product MRQGLPTLLFALAPCLMTPAVFAEATPPAITAASVTDLESSLFEKHAELTALEKKVADKQNQVDNQAQQTARLAKLSVEAEQKLAAAKASLEQDYTRMIDEPDFDISTAQNHFQDAWKTVKEGKLAISDSKQKQQGLAMELEAIQAEKTATETAIAQLEQDKLRARAERLRNEITQTQEQTVSFTNRCSSDMTLAQCSDQTVTLALQKAVKQFQHSLIDNTTESKTVKEHLSSTSLNIHVLQHKVTSSGFSEDNRYRAVISANLETRPNKNTPCRLLGIQSSNCFTQTDQQANDQQKEVAWVNLVVRSNQYNDKVLINGVNYGSTPVEVMLPTGPHMVTIEKEGYISFQQELKITRDHNLRAVLQAKQNTLNVGTKFADPMKDSTQSPEMIVVGSGRYLLGENSAKQVTIKQPFALAATPTRVQDFRAFVESTGYQTDAELMNTCDTFANAEITSVADNNWQKPGFKQADNSPVVCVSQNDAMAYTRWLSKNTGFTYRLPTPQEWEAAARAGQETNFWWGNEFRSGKANTGWAGTPWSNVSTSPVKSFMPTPTGFYDMVGNVWEWTTTQKGLAKGGAWSFSPEEAKAFNELYVPPSTAANYLGFRVLREL from the coding sequence ATGCGCCAAGGTTTACCCACTCTATTATTTGCACTTGCTCCCTGCTTAATGACACCTGCTGTTTTCGCTGAAGCAACACCACCAGCAATCACGGCCGCGTCTGTTACTGATCTTGAAAGTTCACTTTTCGAAAAGCACGCTGAGTTAACGGCTCTCGAAAAGAAAGTCGCAGACAAACAAAACCAAGTCGACAACCAAGCACAGCAAACGGCACGTCTCGCTAAACTATCTGTGGAAGCAGAACAAAAACTTGCAGCGGCCAAAGCAAGCCTAGAGCAAGATTACACGCGCATGATTGATGAGCCAGACTTCGATATCTCGACTGCTCAAAATCACTTCCAAGACGCATGGAAAACCGTGAAAGAAGGCAAACTTGCGATTTCTGACTCGAAGCAGAAGCAGCAAGGTTTAGCTATGGAGCTTGAAGCTATCCAAGCCGAGAAAACAGCGACAGAAACAGCCATCGCACAGCTAGAACAAGACAAGCTGAGAGCAAGAGCTGAACGACTCAGGAACGAGATCACCCAAACACAAGAGCAAACGGTCAGCTTTACCAATCGCTGTAGCAGCGACATGACATTAGCTCAATGTTCTGATCAAACGGTAACCTTAGCGCTTCAGAAGGCGGTGAAACAGTTCCAGCACAGCCTGATTGATAACACGACAGAGTCGAAAACCGTTAAAGAGCACTTGTCGTCTACATCACTGAACATTCACGTTCTGCAACACAAAGTGACCTCTTCAGGCTTCTCGGAAGATAACCGCTACCGCGCTGTCATCTCTGCGAACCTAGAAACTCGCCCAAACAAGAACACCCCTTGTCGCCTGCTTGGTATTCAGTCATCCAACTGTTTCACACAAACTGATCAACAAGCCAACGACCAACAAAAAGAAGTCGCTTGGGTTAACTTGGTAGTTCGCTCAAATCAGTATAACGACAAAGTACTAATCAACGGCGTCAACTACGGCAGCACTCCTGTTGAAGTCATGCTGCCAACAGGCCCGCACATGGTGACGATCGAGAAAGAAGGCTACATCTCTTTCCAACAAGAGTTAAAAATAACTCGCGATCACAACCTAAGAGCTGTGTTACAAGCCAAGCAAAATACCTTAAACGTGGGCACCAAGTTTGCGGACCCGATGAAAGATAGCACTCAGAGCCCTGAAATGATTGTTGTCGGCTCTGGTCGTTACCTACTGGGTGAAAACAGTGCCAAGCAAGTGACGATAAAGCAGCCGTTTGCCTTAGCCGCTACCCCAACACGTGTACAAGACTTTAGAGCGTTTGTTGAGAGCACTGGTTATCAAACAGATGCAGAGCTAATGAATACCTGCGATACCTTTGCCAATGCTGAAATTACCTCTGTTGCCGACAACAACTGGCAAAAGCCAGGCTTCAAGCAAGCAGATAATTCACCAGTAGTTTGTGTCAGTCAGAATGATGCGATGGCCTACACTCGTTGGTTATCCAAGAACACTGGCTTTACCTATCGTTTGCCAACACCACAAGAGTGGGAAGCGGCAGCAAGAGCAGGCCAAGAAACCAACTTCTGGTGGGGTAATGAATTCCGTTCAGGAAAAGCGAATACAGGATGGGCAGGCACACCGTGGTCAAACGTAAGTACCTCTCCGGTAAAATCATTCATGCCAACACCAACAGGTTTCTACGACATGGTAGGCAATGTATGGGAGTGGACAACCACTCAGAAAGGCCTAGCCAAAGGTGGCGCGTGGAGCTTCTCTCCTGAAGAAGCCAAAGCATTTAACGAGCTATACGTTCCGCCTTCAACAGCAGCCAACTACCTCGGCTTTAGAGTGTTACGAGAGCTATAA
- a CDS encoding helix-turn-helix transcriptional regulator, translating into MPLQCNSKLISLQHSHLRDKTLPESLNPIHRSLFEQLPGCWGCKDTDSVFVYANLAYNQLIGLKPGESCTGLTDFDMPSQTIECAQDFRAQDKHVMETRSTLKILDIHPYPDGRWHAHIFTKTPWLDDNDNVQGTIFYGQELTDTAILEVGHWVCQATCAKDNQASIAGSTPRVSKLQKKLTSRESEVLFLLLFGKKPQYIALTLNISIKTVEGHVARLKQKFDARSKSQLIEYALDSGLGSVIPETLLKKQISVVLHSD; encoded by the coding sequence TTGCCATTGCAGTGCAATAGTAAACTGATATCATTGCAACATAGCCATCTACGAGATAAAACCTTGCCAGAATCACTAAACCCCATACATCGTTCTTTGTTCGAACAACTTCCAGGCTGCTGGGGCTGTAAAGATACTGACTCTGTTTTCGTATACGCAAACCTCGCTTACAACCAATTGATCGGCTTAAAACCGGGTGAGAGTTGTACTGGATTGACAGATTTCGATATGCCGAGCCAAACCATCGAATGCGCGCAAGACTTTAGGGCTCAAGACAAGCATGTAATGGAAACGCGTTCGACACTCAAGATTCTTGATATTCACCCCTACCCCGACGGACGCTGGCACGCCCATATCTTCACCAAAACGCCTTGGCTTGATGACAACGACAACGTACAAGGCACCATCTTCTATGGGCAAGAGCTGACTGATACGGCGATTTTAGAGGTAGGTCACTGGGTATGTCAGGCAACTTGCGCCAAAGACAATCAGGCATCGATCGCGGGCTCAACACCGCGTGTGTCTAAACTGCAAAAGAAGCTGACCTCACGTGAATCAGAAGTCCTCTTTTTACTGCTGTTCGGTAAGAAGCCTCAATACATTGCATTGACATTGAACATCTCAATCAAGACGGTCGAAGGGCATGTCGCAAGGCTTAAGCAAAAGTTCGATGCACGCAGTAAAAGCCAGTTAATCGAGTATGCATTGGATTCAGGGTTAGGCTCTGTGATTCCTGAAACCTTACTCAAGAAACAGATCTCAGTGGTTCTACACAGCGACTGA
- the pdxH gene encoding pyridoxamine 5'-phosphate oxidase, whose amino-acid sequence MELTDIRREYAQGGLRRKDLAADPIDQFNLWLEQAIEAKLTDPTAMTVATVDENGQPFQRIVLLKNVDKDGFVFYTNLGSRKAQQLEHNSKISLHFPWHPLERQVHITGTAEKLTAMENMKYFSSRPKESQLAAIASKQSSRISARGILEGKYLELKQKFAKGEIPVPSFWGGFRVRVDSIEFWQGGEHRLHDRFLFSRQDNSWDIDRLAP is encoded by the coding sequence ATGGAACTGACAGACATTCGTCGTGAATACGCTCAGGGTGGATTGAGACGTAAAGACTTAGCCGCAGACCCAATTGACCAGTTTAACCTTTGGTTAGAGCAAGCGATTGAAGCTAAGTTGACGGATCCGACGGCAATGACAGTGGCGACGGTTGATGAAAATGGACAACCATTCCAGCGCATTGTTTTGCTAAAGAATGTTGATAAAGATGGTTTCGTTTTCTACACCAACTTAGGTAGCCGTAAAGCGCAGCAACTTGAGCATAACAGCAAGATCAGTTTGCACTTCCCTTGGCATCCTTTAGAGCGACAAGTTCATATTACGGGCACGGCTGAAAAGCTGACGGCGATGGAAAACATGAAGTACTTCTCGTCTCGTCCAAAAGAGAGCCAATTGGCAGCTATTGCAAGTAAACAAAGTAGTCGTATCTCTGCTCGTGGCATCTTAGAAGGCAAGTATCTAGAGCTTAAACAGAAGTTTGCGAAAGGTGAGATCCCAGTTCCTTCTTTCTGGGGTGGTTTCCGAGTGCGCGTCGATAGCATTGAATTTTGGCAAGGTGGTGAGCACCGCTTGCATGATCGCTTCTTGTTCTCACGTCAAGACAACAGCTGGGACATTGATCGCCTAGCGCCATAG